A region of the Synergistaceae bacterium genome:
GTTCTCGATTATGCTTATGCCCTCGTTGACGACATAAAATAAACACACTACAGCGCGAATACTTCCGGAGTCGCCCGGTAAATACAAGTCTAATAAATGAGCCATGCCGACGAACATGAATAATATAACTTTCTTGACAATCCCGCGAAAACCTACACGACTCGATAATTCATGATTGAGACATGCTGCGATTATGCCCGTTATGTAGTCTATTACGGAGAAAGCGATTAACACCTGCAGCAAGCCGTCAATTCCCCCGAAAAACCATGTAATAAAGCCGAGCAGCGCACAAATAATAAAATCCATTATGTTATTCTCAATCATGCGCGAATCTCGTAAAGTTTATTACGCTTGCCTCCGCAATCAATGTGTATAAATGTCTTGTATTTAATGCAGTAGTCTAAATCTTGGAGTTTGCCTTGCTCTCTTAATTCCTTTACCGCCTGAAACATTCCCGCACTTCCGAGTTCACACGATAAATCGCACGCCTTGCCGAGTACGTGTTTAGAATTCTTAGCGCCTTTTACCGCCGGGCTTGCGTTGTGAACTTTACAGCGGTAACCGGAATTAACACGGACGGGGACGCCTAAATAATCCCGTAATTCTTGAGCCATGTTTAAAACCCGCTGGTCGATTTCGTTTTGTCCGCAATGTTTACACGCGAATTCTGATACTTTGAAGTTTTTAGTGTCATGTGCATTTGTCATAAAATATATACCTCGTTTCTAATAAATTATTACCGGTTTAATTATATCGTGTTCGGAGGTATATGAATAACGGGAGCATTAACGATAAATGCCTGTGAATTAATTATCACGCTCCCGGCGCATGAAATATTCAGCTCGTGATTAGCTTTATCGTAAATTATTGTAGTGCCGTCCTCAAAATTTATTACGCTTTTACTCTGTTCGCCGACAACCGGTTTATTAGTATCGTCATAAATTGCGCATAAAACACAGCCCGACTCTATTCCGTTGCCCTGCATGACGCAGAAAACATGTTCGCCGGCTTCTAAATGACTTTCTTGTTTATCTCGTGAAGATTTATTTATAGAGACTGGGAGCCACCCTGAAATTAAATTATCTTTGTCCGGAAATATTATCTTGGCCATATGCCGGCTCGCGTCGTATGCACTCACGTAGCCAAATCTTGCCGTACTTGCTGATTCGTTATTACTGCTATTTTTTGCCATAATATTTATCCCCTTCATAAAATCCCGGTTTAGGAGCTTCGGGCTTGGCCGGTGCTGTTTTCTTGTTTGATTTACTTTGCCGCTTTGATTTATTTGATTTAGCTTGAGCCTTTGACTTGTCGCCCATTTTCAAATTTAGAGTCGTCGTATATCCGTCTGTGATTTTATGCGTAACACTCTCAACTGAATAAACGCCGTCAAATATTCCGAAATCTTTACAAGTTATATTAACTCCCGCTAAAAATCTTAAATCGCCGAATAAAGTTATCGAGCCCGTAATTTCTCGTGAATTTGCTTCTTTTAGCCGTTTATGAGCGAGTAATTTTGCGTCGGCCTCGTTCTCGACCCGCTCGTTAATCTCAAGAATTCGACTCGTTCCCTCCGTGTTATTGTCGTCTTCTTGAGCTATGAAGGTTTGATTTTTTTTCGCGTCATGATAGCGGACTCGCGCGCTCTTATAAATTCCTGCTGCCTTTGTTGAGAATGACCAGTTAATAACATGTGAATCGTTGCATTTAATCTCGGTTACACTGGGCCTATCTTGATATGACTCCTCGTCGTAAATAATTAATTTATCGCCTGAAATTTTAACGCTTAAGCCGTAATCGTCGCATGTGTCGCGTAAAAATTCCAAGTCGCTTTTTTCTGACTGTTCGCGGCGTTCAATATTGACATCACCGGGAACATCATAGAAGAGCGAAAGATTATTAGACACGGCCAAGTCCTGCGCAATTGTTGAAAGTTTTACATTTTCCCATGCTTTATTATGTTTTTCGCT
Encoded here:
- a CDS encoding phage holin family protein, coding for MIENNIMDFIICALLGFITWFFGGIDGLLQVLIAFSVIDYITGIIAACLNHELSSRVGFRGIVKKVILFMFVGMAHLLDLYLPGDSGSIRAVVCLFYVVNEGISIIENAEKIGVPIPKPLHNMLAKLHDMTQLDGEVSKPESNMTESDGESVNSDDNCEKMTVYNTYTHSKQESAPPGKVKESKHDKAK
- a CDS encoding DUF882 domain-containing protein, producing the protein MTNAHDTKNFKVSEFACKHCGQNEIDQRVLNMAQELRDYLGVPVRVNSGYRCKVHNASPAVKGAKNSKHVLGKACDLSCELGSAGMFQAVKELREQGKLQDLDYCIKYKTFIHIDCGGKRNKLYEIRA
- a CDS encoding phage baseplate assembly protein V gives rise to the protein MAKNSSNNESASTARFGYVSAYDASRHMAKIIFPDKDNLISGWLPVSINKSSRDKQESHLEAGEHVFCVMQGNGIESGCVLCAIYDDTNKPVVGEQSKSVINFEDGTTIIYDKANHELNISCAGSVIINSQAFIVNAPVIHIPPNTI